From one Anabas testudineus chromosome 18, fAnaTes1.2, whole genome shotgun sequence genomic stretch:
- the LOC113168682 gene encoding coxsackievirus and adenovirus receptor homolog: MSTSRFTCVVCFLTCFLNCSTSTEVTAEYGEDVILHCHSPRDADIEMLEWIKPDLNSDDYVFFFRENHRYDDYQHPSFHGRVTLRDPTMKDGDASVILKNVTMKDAGTYQCYVGKRSSQHSKRSVPELMNTITLKVEEPKPGESKECVVFNELLLIYVEHKVVKVKSGDTVTLPCRGFSNTPVKSVKWIRSDLEHGGCVYMLQDGRYVPDNQHPNYKNLVELKDTEMKDGDVSLILKNAMPVDSGTYECYVSQGGTNRKKRDTDRPITIIHLRVEPGTNKDGGDKDGGDRIRHLGLSVALFAVVAVVF; encoded by the exons atGTCTACTTCAAGATTtacttgtgttgtgtgtttcctcACTTGTTTCCTGAACTGTTCTACCTCTACAG AGGTAACAGCAGAATATGGAGAGGATGTCAttcttcactgtcacagtcCCAGAGATGCTGACATTGAAATGTTGGAGTGGATCAAACCTGACCTGAACTCAGATGACTACGTGTTCTTCTTCAGAGAGAACCACAGGTATGACGACTACCAACATCCATCATTTCATGGTCGAGTGACGCTGAGAGATCCAACAATGAAGGACGGAGACGCatctgtgattctgaagaacgtcaCCATGAAAGACGCTGGAACATATCAGTGTTATGTTGGAAAGAGAAGCTCACAGCACAGTAAGAGATCTGTACCTGAGCTGATGAACACCATCACCCTGAAGGTTGAAGAGCCCAAGCCTGGTGAGTCCAAAGAATGTGTTGTGTTCAATGAACTCCTCCTGatttatgttg AGCACAAAGTCGTCAAAGTTAAATCTGGAGACACGGTCACTCTGCCATGTCGAGGTTTCAGCAATACCCCAGTCAAAAGTGTGAAGTGGATCAGATCTGACCTGGAACATGGAGGTTGTGTCTACATGTTACAAGATGGGCGATATGTTCCAGATAACCAGCATCCAAATTATAAGAATTtggtggagctgaaggacactgagatgaaggacggagacgtgTCTTTGATTCTGAAGAATGCGATGCCTGTTGACAgtggaacatatgagtgttatGTCAGTCAGGGAGGAACAAACCGCAAGAAGAGAGACACTGACAGACCGATCACCATCATCCACCTGAGAGTggaaccag gtaccaacaaggatggaggagacaaggatggaggagaccGGATTAGACATCTTGGACtgtcagttgctctgtttgctgtcgttgctgttgttttctga